DNA from Toxoplasma gondii ME49 chromosome X, whole genome shotgun sequence:
TGCAGACTTGCTCCACCCACACTTTTGCATGTGAGAGGCAAGCGTGTTGTTGTGTTTGCCATGTTCGCAAGGTAACGTCCTTGCGCATACGAGAAAACAATGAGTGTGCGTCAGTGATGCTGTTCAATTACTGTGAGCAAGTGGTGTCCCTGTTTGTGAACATTCTCGACTGTGCTGTCCGCTGAGAACTGTCAGTCGTCCATGATGCGTGTGAGGTGCCCGTCCGGATGAGCCGTTTTTGAAGAGATCACTCATCTACACAAAATGGACCCCAAGTCGTGGCTTGCTACTGTTTTGACTGCTGCATGGATTCCATGTCGGATCCCAATGGTATCTGGCTGATTTTGAAGGACACCAGTGGATGCCGCTCTCGAAATTCGCAGTGCTGGTGTTGGAATCTGATAGAACCGCTCCAGTAGTAGGGTAGACTATAGTGGCCGAATTCCGCCAGGCACCCCCCGTGTGATGCCGTCACACCTGGGACTGAATGTGTTAGAGGAGTCACAATGCTTGCAGCAACACGCTCCTCGTGGGAGTTTTCGAGTTCATCTGACTGGTGGCGGAATCACTCTGAAAGCTGAAACTGGAGAGGTCGGCAAAGCGTGGTGCTGCACTGTTGGGATGGGAAGCGCCACATCGTAGGTGCTGTGCTGTGTttgtttattcgatttgagcTACACAGTTCCGGATCGGGTGCTGGAAGTCTCGAATAAAGGAGAACTCTATGACGTGCACTGAGTCGCAGATAGGAAAGGTCAATGTGCAGGCAACGCCTCCGTGTAGGCAGCAAAAAAGCAAGTCGGGTTGCTTTATTATGTCGCGATCGAAGTGCCCAGGGAGGTGTGTACGTGCTACTAGAAGCACCTGCGGTGAGTGGCATCGTGGCAGATGGGCTGAAGTGGTGAACAGAATCACAGCAACAGCCCTGAGAGGAAACACTCTGATGATGCCGTTGTAGGAAGACGCCACGCGGAAAGTTGTGCCTTGATTCTGATGAAAACGCACGCCCTCGAGGGGTCGACTTCTCCGTTGACCTTCGAATGGGAAGGTGGTTGTGCGTCTTTAGTATATCACAATCCGTGACTATCTGTCTGAAACAAACCCGGACGCACTGAAACACTCAGTAGTGGGACCGTCCGCTTTCATGTGGCGGCGGATCGATAGAGACGCTTCTGCAGGAGGTGGCGGTCACGCTCTACAAGTGGAATGTTTTTTAAATGTTGGAGTAGGCATCTGGTAAATGGCTGCGTAGGGGTAGTTTCGCGCTCTGGAATGCATTTGCGGCCTAATCTGACCGCAGAGTGCCCGAAACGAATAATGTAACATTGCCAGGCTTTCCAGTTATCTTTGTTTTAGATTTAGAAATGCATCCCCGTGAACAGCCTCGCTTGCTGGAATGCAGTTACAGCCTACAGGTGGATGAGTGACTCAGAAGCGGGAAAGAAGTAtactgttttttcttctgcttttgtgAGTCACAAAGCCCCGCTGACAGACCGACTGGAAAAGGGAGGGGGTTCCCTTGACTGAGGCAGAAGGGTATTCGTATCTCCTTTACGAAACGTGTGAGTACACATTTCATGACACCAGTGTGTTATGCGACGACTGAGCATTATGCGAAAACACTAAAATAGATGTAATTTCGCTCGGACCCGAGACCTAACGAGGGAACAAAAAACACTCATTGCGAGAGATGACGGAAATGAGGAACTGGGTCAATTTTGCTACGAACCCTTTGTGCAACGATGTAGTCCAGCAAAGTCTCTGCAGACTGGCGCCGATGTTAAAGCGAATGCATTTTCCAAAGATGATTGTGCTTCCATGTCTTCTCATTTTGGACCATTACCCCGACATCGAAGGGTCACCGTCGGGTGCTCCTGTCCCAGAACCGGGTTCCCTCAAGCTGCCGTGACATACCCCCTGCTCTTCAGCGGTGTGCCCTTCTGTAGAATGTtcatctctcctctctccttgcctcGGATTTGGGAGGTCCTCTGCATGTCACAATTTTCGCCGCACTCGAACTCTGTTCTCTCACTTCAACGTGACAACTGCCTCATGGGTCACGGACCCCCACAATGGCGTCTGTCGCGTACGTGGCCGCTGGACACCCTGCGCGGGGTGCCGGCTGGGGGTGCGATGTCGAATTCAGCCGGTGGTTCCTCCGAATttccgcctctgcgtctgagGCGTGTCTGGAATTGCCGCGAGTTATTGGTGAATTGGATCCCATTGTCTTCTGCCAGGTGTCTTGTGGTGGTCTTTTTCAACCGGAGACCAGCATTTGATTTTATTCGTTCGAGAGATAATTCTTTCCTGATTATAtttctcgtcgtctgttTCGGTGACCAGCGACGATTTAGAGGCTCGTTATCAGACTTGGAAGCCTCTCCGGTAAATTCATTCTCGAGAGTGGAAGCAAACAAAGGCAAAGCCATTTTGTTATTTTCGAAAATGGCGGGCAGAGTCTCTGGAGCTGTCTGTGGCGTGAAGGCCCTTCGATCAGCAGTTCGCGCTGCAGTGGTCATCGGCCTGTTGTGTTTGTCAGGAGGTGTGATGGCAACGGAAGACACAAGTGATGTTGCAATGTGCGCAACGGACAAGAAGCAGACCGTGGTCTCTGTGGCGCTAAAGAACAAGGATGCTACTGTCAAATTTGCATGCCCAGAGAAGTCTGTTGTGTTTCCGGCTTTTCAAGAACCATCGGGGGCAGCTCAGTTCTGTAAGGACTCGTGGTGCACCGCTCAGGCACCTATGGGTGAGGCATTTACAATCGCGCACAACAAGCCGGCGGCGCAACAGAAAGACCCCAAGAAAGAACAAAAATTGGAAAACCTGAATGTCTACACAGTCGCCATGAAGAAACAAGACTTAACATCATCGACACTGTATTTCCAGTGCAGGCCGGAGAAAGAACCAGTCGAGGCGCGGATCGACACCCCAGGAGGAATGTTCGATCCGAAAACGACGAAGTGTGTGATTCAAGTCGCCGCCTACGGTTCGAAGCCTGCCGCGGAGGCAGCAACAGAAGGTGAGTCTTGTCACACAATTCGTGGGTAGTCTGTTGTTGGTCTACCGTGAGGCACAACTATGTCACCGCGCAGACCTCGTTGTGAGTTTGCGACCGTTGTGACGTGGTTTCACGCGCGCGCCATCGAGACAAATTCAGTTCTCTTCACATCCTCCAGGGAGTCGCAATCAAGTGGCTCAATCACACATTCAATTTCCGTATAAAAGGGGTACAGCGTGGTTGGTTCGTCCAGAAATGACCGACGTAGTTGGAAACGAGCAGAGGTTAACGGTTAAGTTGCCGGCGTGCACATGGTTTAGACTGGGTGCGAACACGTGGGTCAGCAGTTTTCTCCACTCTACGTTGAGTCGCGTATGCAGAGAGTTTCAGTCGTCGCGTGCGTCGTCGACACAACCCCTGGTGCATCCAACAACTTGTATGCATTTATGTTCAgttcttgtgtttctttgACGCGCCCACTGCGGCCTCCAAACGTATTACATATCTGCGGTAAACAATGACTATCTCTGTATCTCTGTGTCCGGATTACGCTTTTCGCAGAGGAGTGTAAACTGAACGATGGGCTATCTGCGACCCTGAACACCAGTTCGACGTCGTTCACATTCCGCTGCCCGGAGGGTTCGAGACTGCTGCCCGTTAACTTTGACAAGGCTTACGAAGGTCGTGCATGCACGAAGAAAAGGTCAATCGCTCGGATGGGTTTGGGTGCTTCCCTCTTGGAAGGGATATCTGCCACGTCAGTTACCACGGCGCTACCATCCTCAACAGAAGCCTCAACAGTCTCTTCGTCCGGTGGGGAAAATGTGGCTGCACAGACCCCTGTAAAAGTGTTGCCTGCCTAcacgttttctgtctctgagtTTCCGGAAAaagatgtgcatgtgtgctACTACTGTGTGAAAGACGATGTTAAGAAGCAGGAAATTGATGCTCGTGACGAAGTTTGCAAAGCTCTCATTGAGGTCAAAGGAGTGCCCAAACCGGACCACGCAGCCTCGAGCGGTACTGCAACGTTTNNNNNNNNNNNNNNNNNNNNNNNNNNNNNNNNNNNNNNNNNNNNNNNNNNNNNNNNNNNNNNNNNNNNNNNNNNNNNNNNNNNNNNNNNNNNNNNNNNNNNNNNNNNNNNNNNNNAAGCGTGTTTTTGTTTTTGCCATGTTCGCAAGGTAACGTCCTTgtgcagacgagaaagtAAAGAGTGTGCGTCAGCGATGATGTTCAATTACTGTGAGAAAGTGGTGTCCCTGTTTGTGAACATTCTCGACTGTGCTGTCCGCTGAGAACTGTCAGTCGTCCATGATGCGTGTGAGGTGGCCGTCCGGATGAGCCGTTTTTGAAGAGATCACTCATCGACACAAAATGGACCCCAAGTCGTGGCTTGCTACTGTTTTGACTGCTGCATGGGTTCCATGTCGGATCCCAATGGTATCTGGCTGATTTTGAAGGACACCAGTGGATGCCGCTCTCGAAATTCGCAGTGCTGGTGTTGGAATCTGATAGAACCGCTCCCGTAGTAGGGTAGACTATAGTGGCCGAATTCCGCCAGGCACCCCCCGTGTGATGCCGTCACACCTGGGACTGAATGTGTTAGAGGAGTCACAATGCTTGCAGCAACACGCTCCTCGTGGGAGTTTTCGAGTTCATCTGACTGGTGGTGGAATCACTCTGAAAGCTGAAACTGGAGAGGTCGGCAAAGCGTGGTGCTGCACTGTTGGGATGGGAAGCGCCACATCGTAGGTGCTGTGCTgtgtttattcgatttgagcTACACAGTTCCGGATCGGGTGCTGGAAGTCTCGAATAAAGGAGAACTCTATGACGTGCACTGAGTCACAGGAAGGAAAGCTCACTGTGCAGGCAACGCCTCCGTGTAGGCAGCAAAAAAGCAAGTCGGGTTGCTTTATTATGTCGCGATCGAAGTGCCCAGGGAGGTGTGTACGTGCTACTAGAAGCACCTGCGGTGAGTGGCATCGTGGCAGATGGGCTGAAGTGGTGAACAGAATCACAGCAACAGCCCTGAGAGGAAACACTCTGATGATGCCGTTGTAGGAAGACGCCACGCGGAAAGTTGTGCCTTGATTCTGATGAAAACGCACGCCCTCGAGGGGTCGACTTCTCCGTTGACCTTCGAATGGCAAGGTGGTTGTGCGTCTTTAGTATGTCACAATCCGTGACTATCTGTCTGAAACAAACCCGGACGCACTGAAACACTCAGTAGTGGGAccgtctgtcttcctctggaGGTGGTTCGATAGAGAAGCTTCTGGAGGAGGTGGCGGTAACGCTCTACAAGCGGAATGTTTTTTAACTGTTGGAGTAGGCATCTAGTAAATGGCTGGCTACGAGTAGTTTCGCGCTCTGGAATGCATTTGCGGCCTAATCTGACCGCAGAGTGCCCGAAACGAATAGTGTATCATTGCCAGGTTTCCCAGTTATCTTTGTTTTAGATTTAGAAATGCATCCCCGTGAACAGCCTCGCTTGCTGGAATGCAGTTACAGCCTACAGGTGGATGAGTGACTCAGAAGCGGGAAAGAAGCAtactgttttttcttctgcttttgtgAGTCACAAAGCCCGGCTGACAGACCGACTGGAAAAGGGAGGGGGTTCCCTTTACTTAGGCAGAAGGGTATTCGTATCTCCTTTACGAAACGTGTGAGTACACATTTCATGACACCAGTGTGTTATCAGACGACTGAGCATTGTGAGAAAACATGAAAATAGATGTGGTTTCGCTCGGACCCGAGAGCTaaggagggaagaaagggTGATTGGCAAAGGTGACGAGAACACGGTCTGGGGTTGACTTTTCCACGAACCCTTTGTGCAGTGGCGTAGTCCAGCCGAGACGTGATTGTGTTGCGCAGAAGGTGATGGGGCGACATCCTCAAAACGTGATTGTACTTGTATGTCTTCTTAATTTGGACCATTACCCCGACATCGAAGGGTCACCGTCGGGTGCTCCTGTCCCAGAACCGGGTTCCCTCAAGCTGCCGTGACATACCCCCTGCTCTTCAGCGGTGTGCCCTTCGGGAGtatgttcttctctcctctctccttgcctcGGATTTGGGAGGTCCTCTGCATGTCACAATTTTCGCCGCACTCGAACTCTGTTCTCTCACTTCAACGTGACAACTGCCTCATGGGTCACGGACCCCCACAATGGCGTCTGTCGCGTACGTGGCCGCTGGACACCCTGCGCGGGGTGCCGGCTGGGGGTGCGATGTCGAATTCAGCCGGTGGTTCCTCCGAATttccgcctctgcgtctgagGCGTGTCTGGAATTGCCGCGAGTTATTGGTGAATTGGATCCCATTGTCTTCTGCCAGGTGTCTTGTGGTGGTCTTTTTCAACCGGAGACCAGCATTTGATTTTATTCGTTCAAGAGATAATTCTTTCCTGATTATAtttctcgtcgtctgttTCGGTGACCAGCGACGATTTAGAGGCTCGTTATCAGACTTGGAAGCCTCTCCGGTAAATTCATTCTCGAGAGTGGAAGCAAACAAAGGCAAAGCCATTTTGTTATTTTCGAAAATGGCGGGCAGAGTCTCTGGAGCTGTTTGTGGCGTGAAGGCTCTTCGATCAGCGGTTCGCGCTGCAGTGGTCATCGGCCTGTTCTGCTTGTCACGAATTGGAATGGCAAAGGAGGAAATAGGTGACGTTGTTATGTGTTCAGAAGGTAAAAATCAAACAGTGGTATCTGTCTCGCTCAAAAAAGATAACGACTCAATCCAATTTGCATGCCCAAAAGACTCGGCTGTGTTTCCCGGTATCACAGTCGACTCGCAGCAGTTCTGTAAGGACTCGTGGTGCAGCGCTCAGGCCACTATGGGCGACGCTGTAAGTATCAAACTCTCTAAGAATACGGAGGAGAaagatgaagagaaaaaaccaaaTCTAGAGGAGTTGAATATCTACACGGTGACATTGAACAAACAAAGCTTAACATCATCAACACTGTACTTCCAGTGCAGGCCAGAGAAAAAGCCAGTCGAGGCGCGGGTCGACACCCCAGGAGGGAAGTTCGATACGGATACGAAGTGTGTGATTCAAGTCGCCGCCTACGGTTCGAAGCCTGCCGCGGAGGCAGCAACAGAGAGTGAGTCTTGTGACACAATTCCTGGGTAGTCTGTGTTGTTGGTCTATCGTGAGGCACGACTATGCCACCGCGCAGACCTCGTTGTGAGTTCGCGACCGTTGTGACGTGGTTTCACGCGCCCGCCAATCGAGACAAATTCAGTTCTCTTCACATCCTCCAGGGAGTCGCAATCAGGTGCCTCAATGACACATCCAAATTCCATATAAAAAGGACACAGCGTGGTTGGTTCGTCCACAAATGACCGACGTAGTTGGAAACGAGCAGAGGTTAACGGTTAAGTTGCCGGCGTGCACATGGTTTAGACTGGGTGCGAACACGTGGGTCAGCAGTTTTCTCCACTCTACGTTGAGTCGCGTATGCAGAGAGTTTCAGTCGTCGCGTGCGTCGTCGACACAACCCCTGGTGCATCCAACAACTTGTATGCATTTATGTTCAgttcttgtgtttctttgACGCGCCCACTGCGGCCTCCAAACGTATTACATATCTGCGGTAAACAATGACTATCTCTGTATCTCTGTGTCCGGATTACGCTTTTCGCAGAGGAGTGTAAACTGAACGATGGGCTATCTGCGACCCTGAACACCAGTTCGACGTCGTTCACATTCCGCTGCCCCGGAAGGTTCGAGACTGCTGCCCGTTAACTTTGACAAGGCTTACGAAGGTCGTGCATGCACGAAGAAAAGTCAATCGCTCGGGATGGGTTTGGGTGCTTCCCNNNNNNNNNNNNNNNNNNNNNNNNNNNNNNNNNNNNNNNNNNNNNNNNNNNNNNNNNNNNNNNNNNNNNNNNNNNNNNNNNNNNNNNNNNNNNNNNNNNNNNNNNNNNNNNNNNNNNNNNNNNNNNNNNNNNNNNNNNNNNNNNNNNNNNNNNNNNNNNNNNNNNNNNNNNNNNNNNNNNNNNNNNNNNNNNNNNNNNNNNNNNNNNNNNNNNNNNNNNNNNNNNNNNNNNNNNNNNNNNNNNNNNNNNNNNNNNNNNNNNNNNNNNNNNNNNNNNNNNNNNNNNNNNNNNNNNNNNNNNNNNNNNNNNNNNNNNNNNNNNNNNNNNNNNNNNNNNNNNNNNNNNNNNNNNNNNNNNNNNNNNNNNNNNNNNNNATTTTCCAAAATGACTGTGCTTCCATGTCTTCTCATTTTGGACCATTACCCCGACATCGAAGGGTCACCGTCGGGTGCTCCTGTCCCAGAACCGGGTTCCCTCAAGCTGCCGTGACATACCCCCTGCTCTTCAGCGGTGTGCCCTTCTGTAGAATGTtcatctctcctctctccttgcctcGGATTTGGGAGGTCCTCTGCATGTCACAATTTTCGCCGCACTCGAACTCTGTTCTCTCACTTCAACGTGACAACTGCCTCATGGGTCACGGACCCCCACAATGGCGTCTGTCGCGTACGTGGCCGCTGGACACCCTGCGCGGGGTGCCGGCTGGGGGTGCGATGTCGAATTCAGCCGGTGGTTCCTCCGAATttccgcctctgcgtctgagGCGTGTCTGGAATT
Protein-coding regions in this window:
- the SRS48E gene encoding SAG-related sequence SRS48E (encoded by transcript TGME49_296640~Gene product name based on ToxoDB Community Expert Annotation.~Signal peptide predicted by SignalP 2.0 HMM (probability 0.939) with cleavage site probability 0.901 at residue 36); amino-acid sequence: MAGRVSGAVCGVKALRSAVRAAVVIGLFCLSRIGMAKEEIGDVVMCSEGKNQTVVSVSLKKDNDSIQFACPKDSAVFPGITVDSQQFCKDSWCSAQATMGDAVSIKLSKNTEEKDEEKKPNLEELNIYTVTLNKQSLTSSTLYFQCRPEKKPVEARVDTPGGKFDTDTKCVIQVAAYGSKPAAEAATESESCDTIPG
- the SRS48K gene encoding SAG-related sequence SRS48K (encoded by transcript TGME49_207010~Gene product name based on ToxoDB Community Expert Annotation.~Signal peptide predicted by SignalP 2.0 HMM (probability 0.996) with cleavage site probability 0.979 at residue 36) yields the protein MAGRVSGAVCGVKALRSAVRAAVVIGLLCLSGGVMATEDTSDVAMCATDKKQTVVSVALKNKDATVKFACPEKSVVFPAFQEPSGAAQFCKDSWCTAQAPMGEAFTIAHNKPAAQQKDPKKEQKLENLNVYTVAMKKQDLTSSTLYFQCRPEKEPVEARIDTPGGMFDPKTTKCVIQVAAYGSKPAAEAATEEECKLNDGLSATLNTSSTSFTFRCPEGSRLLPVNFDKAYEGRACTKKRSIARMGLGASLLEGISATSVTTALPSSTEASTVSSSGGENVAAQTPVKVLPAYTFSVSEFPEKDVHVCYYCVKDDVKKQEIDARDEVCKALIEVKGVPKPDHAASSAMMFNYCEKVVSLFVNILDCAVR